The Capsicum annuum cultivar UCD-10X-F1 chromosome 1, UCD10Xv1.1, whole genome shotgun sequence sequence TGATCTTATTACATACTCATCAATACTTGAAGCAGTTGGTCATATGGATGAGGATGGTTCATGTCATACTTCATGAGAAAGCTTTGGTATGTTAGATTCTTTTAGTTCAGTGCTTTTCTCCATTTACACTATTTAGTACTTGAGAACCTTTTAACTCATCTTGGCCCGGGAATGTACACAACTTTGTGTAGGGTTTTACGGTGCTCTATTAAAATTGAGTGGCAAATAGTTGTGGCATTTTGGTTACTCTTCCTGCTGGTGTTGGCTTCTGCAGATATGTGATTGGATTTTCACTTTGGGCTAGGGGTATGAAGTGGTATTTTCAGTACACATATTAGTATGTGCACAAAATCTTCATCCTATTTTCTCAGTGGAATTAGGCGTGGCAGCACGCTGTAACAAAGGACAACGCTTGTTTAGTATCTTTACTTTTTTGGTGTAAACAATTATGtatagaagatgtagatcaaaTCATAGATCTAatagggcagcccggtgcactaaagctaccgctatgcgcggtgtccaaTTACTTAGCATGGTTATTACTAAGTAATGTAACCATGTGTTTTTATCATATGTTGTACCTACTTTCTTAAATCAATACTAAAAGAGATGATCAATCCGTGCTTTTATCAGAAAAAGAGCTCAAGTGAGACTAGAGTTCAGATTTTGTCCCGTCTGTGCAGTGTGGTATTAACAGTTTTAAGAAATCATTTTTCCAGCAAGTTAATTAGCGTGGTACAAATGATAATTCCTGTTTTGCGTCTTTGATGCAGTGCTAATGAAAAACATGTATGACAGAAGATATACTAGAAGATGGACAACAATACAAAAGGAATTACTAGACAAGGACATGAATGTGCTTTTCTTAGCATTCTACTTTGCTTTAGTGCCAACTGGGAAGTAATCTGCTGTCCCCCTTTAGTAAAGGGAACATTTAGACTTAGCTCGGTGCATGATCTTTACTAGTATTCACTTGTTAAGTTTTATCTGTTTGGTTGTGGTATTCCCAAATGATGGAAAGAAAATCCATATGCAAATTTGTCTGAGAAGGTTCCACTAAGCCACGCCAGTTTGGACCATTGTGACTACCAATTGATCAGTACATGTGCCTGCAGACTAACTTCAAATCTTGCTGGCATCATCTCCGATGTTTGGTTGGTGCAGCCTTGTAGATTGAATTGAGAAGGGTAAAGGAAATTGCCATCCCTTTCCTTGGTTTATTATCACGTCAATTTACTTACAAAATCTTGTTTTAGTTCATCTTCATGTTTAGGGAGTTCATTGATGTTCATTCgaaaaatttatctttaagagCATGTCAGAGAACTCTGCTTTACATTATGCCGCAGTGTTTCTGATGGAACATTTTGAATTGCTCTGTGTATGTTTGTCTTAAGGGACTAGCAAGTGTATCTTTGGTTAAAAAAGTGAGGGTTATACTCCAGTTACATTTACTCCTGTCATTGACTAAATTTTCTTGCTAACAAAATCTTGAACTGTCTTTCCCATAACTGTATGTTTCATTCAGCAGTATAATTTATACCTCGTGCTCCTTGCTTTATCAAGGGCTCCACCAGTTCATATCTTGATAAATCATGACAATCAGCTGTGGGTTGCAAGTACTGGTAGTCACATTCCTTGACTGCAAGTAATTTCTAAGAAAGCAGCTAAGAACTTTTTCTTCTGAACAATCCAGACTGAAATTTATGGAGCCAACACATTGAAACGCGAGGGCTAAGGGGATGGAGATGGGTTTCTGGGTTTCCAGAAACAGTTCGCGGAGGGCCTTTGGAGTGACAATCTCACCCACAACTATCTGGATCTTAACACTTGATTACATAGTGCTCCTTTTGTGACCATTTATCTTGTGTTCTTCCCAGTTCTCTTGTTAATTGACCTTTAATATTTATGCTTTTAACTTTGATGTGCAAGTATCCATGTTAGGGGGAGAGGAAAAGGAGACGTGGATAACAAGACTTGCTGATCAGTATTTCTACAACAATTTAGCAACTTTTTGATGCTTCATGCAGTATACAATTGGCTGCTACATCTTAAGAAGGAACAGATGAAATTTGTTTGATGATGCATGAAGAGATGTCACTCAATTGAAAGAGATTGTAATTCTCCTTTGCTAGTAGTGTCAACCCTCCTTTCTTCTCAGTGAACCCTTCATCACACGTTGATGCCGCGTCCATAACTGTCCTCATTAGTACAGTAGCTATATCAAAATGCTCAGACAAGTACGCGGTAAAAGCATCCACCAGCATGGCAATAGCATCTGCATAAAGTTCCAAGCAATCTTTTAAGCAATCAATAGCAAAAGGATCAAACTCTTTGCTACTGAGCATGTTCTCTATGGTCGATATCGTGTTAGTAGCATTTGCTAGAGCCAGCTCCATTGCTACAATTCCTACTCCTTGTAAGTTGGTAACATGAGTTACAGGAATTGCTTTGGAGTGAAGTGACACAGAAGTAGCAGTTTATGTCTGTCGACTTATCGGAGCATTCTTTGCAGGTCGAGTTGATCAAGTGTAACAATGGTGGGGAAATCAGGTAACAATGTGTAGGAATTATTGTTGATAGTAAGAGTAAGCAGCAAAGTGACAGGGAAGAGAAAGAGCAATGCCACATTATTATTAGTTTAATATGTTTTGATGATTTTCGTGAGTTATCGTGAagtgatatttcatatttatatacattGAAAAGAATTACAAAGCTGAGAGTTGATATCAAGAGGAAATTTctttgaaattcatcaaatgaatTAAGCAAATGTGACAAAGGTTTAGTAAACTTCACTGTCAAAATTTGGATCTTTTCCCCCTTTCACCTTGCAAGTACTAGTTAGAGACTTAGGCCCTGTTTGGCCacgaaaattatgatttttcggagttggagttggagttggagttgtgtttggccatgaatataaacTAAGGttgttttttgaaattttgtgagagaagtatgagtgaaaaaagtaaaaataagttttacttgttttcacttttccaaatataATTTTGGAATTATATTCGAAATTTTCATGGACAAACGCATCTtgttttcactaaagtgaaatgattttttttaaaaaaaaaaaagaaaataattttcatgaccaaacgacTACTTAGAGTGGGATCAATGATATCAAATaggccacttaattttgaaattaatcaaaattGACCAATCGTCGAACAATCTCAGCACATATGGCGCAAGACGATTCTACATATCGTGGTCGGAATGGGATAGGATGTTTTCATGTCTTACTATAGTGCCCAGTTTATCTTGATTTCCGATTGATGTTTCCCCGATTTTTTCCAACTTTAACAATACATCTCAAATGGTCGTTTGGTGTGTAGGTCCTCTTTTTaaagatcaaaaaaaaaaatctttgccGTAACTTATAATCCGTTTGgtcaatcttttaaaattaatttatttaaaaaatatttttgacgaGATTAATTTGCATTTGATTCATTAAtttataaagtatttttaaaCAACAATTACCTTGTTTTGGAGAAAAACTTTTTTTTGACTTCTGAAAAATAATTTCTCCGATTTTTCAAAAACATTtaaacaacaattattttttttggaggaAAATTATTCTTTTGACTTCGAAAAAATAGTTGGTGCCATTCGTCAAAAACACTTGAATTCCTTTTAAAAATTTAGCCAAATACctaaatgtttttttaaaaaaataaataaataatacatttTTCACCTACTTCACTCACCTTCGACTTGattgttgtaaaaaaaaaagtaaagaatctaGTACACCGAACTATAACTAAATTTATTATCATACATTTTAATTTTACAGAGGTTTTATTATCCCTAAActtaattttagttatttttttcattttttttagttgatGTGACAcatttttagctgacgtgacacctttaacATGGGCcctatttttatgtaataaaggtgttaTGTCAGCACAAAAGatgacaaaaatacgttaaaattgagttcaTAGATAATAACTCATGTAAAATTAAAGTAAGTCATAACAATTTTAATCATAGTTCAAAGGGTACTCGATGTTCctctcaaaaaaattatatagtaaCTTGGGAAAATTAAACCAAACTATAAAATCTGAAGAAGTTTTATATTTAACATTTTGtcaagtatttttctttttaacaaCACATCTCAAATGGCCGTTTGGTGTATGGGTCCTTTTTTAAAGATCAATTATTTCCCAAAACCGTAACGAGACTAGCctttttgatcaatattttaaaattaatttacttgaaaaatatttttgatgagatTAAATTCTATTTGATTCATCAatttaaaagtgtttttaaacaacaattaccctttttttttggagaaaaattatTCTTTGACTTATGAAAAAATAGTTTTTGCTATTCTTTAAAAACACTTAAACAATTATCCATTTTTGGAGGAAAATTATTCTTTtgactctcaaaaaataatttgtgtTGTTCTTCAAAAACACTTAAAACAACAATTATACATTTTTGGATGAAATTTATTCTTTTGACTTCGGAAAAACAATTTGTATTGTTCTTCAAAAacacttaatttctttttaagaATTTAGCCAAAACACctaactgttttttttttttaaataaaataaataaagcattTTTCACGTTCTTCACCCACCTTCGACTTGATTGTAGTAAAAAATTTATAGGAACTTGGGAAAATAAACCAAACTATAAAATCTGAAGAAGTAAAAAATTTAACATTTTGtcaagtatttttcttattttcctttagaaaatgtttttcaaaattttgtccaaccaaatatgataaaattaaaaagggaAATTAAGTGTTTTTGAGAACAACACAAATTATTTTTCCAGAGTCAAAAGAATAATTTTCCTCCAAAAATGGATAATTGTTGTTTAAGTGTTTTTAAAGAATAGCCAAAACTGTTTTTTCACAAGTCAAAGAATAATTTTCTTCCCAAAAAGGGTAATTGTTGTTCAAAATAGAAGTTAATCtcgccaaaaatatttttcaagtaaaaGATTGATCAAAAAGACTTAAGTGTCGTTACTATTTTGGGAAGTAAACTTTAAAAAAGGACCCACACACCAAACGGCCATTTGAAATGTGTCGTTAAAGTTGGAAAAAATGGCGGAAACATGGATGATTAGTCCATTTTGGTTACTTTCAAAAGAGGTATATCTTCATAACACTGTCAACACTAATTGCCGGTAAACTCTAAagtatttttatcatattaatatttaaattataaataagacAAATAATAATACAAGGTAACTTAGGACTCTACACTCATTCAAAATGTGGcctgtttgatattttttattcaaaatgtGACTCTTTAGGCTTTGAATTCCTATATTTATCCCACTCTAACAAGTACTTGCAAGTCGAAAGGGGGAAAAGATCCAACTTTTGACAGTGAAGTTTCCTAAACCTTTGTCACATTTGCTCAATTCATTTTCCAAGAAATTTCCTCATGAAGTCACCTCTCCACTTTGTACTTCTTTTCaatgtatataaatatgaaatatcacttcacaataactcaaaaaaaaatcatcaaaacattAAACTCAGAATAATGTGGCATTGCTCTTTCTCTTCCCTCACTTTGCTGCTTACTCTTTACTATCAACAATAATTCCTACACATTGTTACCTGATTTCCCCATCATTGTTGGACTTAATCAACTCAACCTGCAAAGAATGCTCCAATAAGTCGGCAGACATAAACTACAACTTCTGTGTTACTTCACTTCAACCAATTCCTGTAACTCATGTTACCAACTTACAAGGAGTAGGAATTGTAGCAATGGAGCTGGCTCTAGCAAACCATAGAGCACATGCTCAGTAACAAAGAGTTTGATCCTTTTGCTATTGACTGCTTAAAAGATTGCTTGGAACTTTATGCAGATGCTATTGCCATGCTGGTGGATGCTTTTACCGCGTTCTTGTCTGAGCATTTTGATATAGCTACTGTACTAATGAGGACAGTTATGGACGCGACAACGTGTGGCGAAGGGTTCACTGAGAAGAAAGGAGAGTTGACACTACTAGCAAAAGAGAATTACAATCTCTTCCAATTGAGTGACATCTCGTCAAGCATCATCAAACAAGTTTCGTCTGTTCCTTCTCAGCCTCCTAATGTATCTTCATAAGACGTAGCAGCAAATTGTATACTGCATGAAACATCAAAAGGTGGCCAAGTTGTTGTAGAAATACTGATCAGCAAGTCTTGTTATCCGCGTCTCCTATTCCTTTCCCCCTAACATGGATACTTGCACATCAAAGTTAAACGCATACATATTAAAGGTCAATTAACAAGAGAACTGGGAAGAACACAAGATAAATGGTAACAAAAAGAACACTATGTAATCAAGTGTTCAGATCCAGATAGTTGTGGGTGAGATTGTCACTTCAAAGGCCCTCCGCGAACTGTATCTGGAAACCCATCTCCATCCCCTTAGCCCTCGCATTACAATGTGTTAGCTCCATAAATTTCTTAGAAATTACTTGCAGTCAAGGAATGCGACTACCAGTACATGCAACCCACAGCTGATTGTCATGATTTATCAAGACATGAACTGGTGGAACCCTTGATAAAGCAAGATGCACGAGGTATAAGTTATGGGAAAGA is a genomic window containing:
- the LOC107868853 gene encoding uncharacterized protein LOC107868853 yields the protein MELALANATNTISTIENMLSSKEFDPFAIDCLKDCLELYADAIAMLVDAFTAYLSEHFDIATVLMRTVMDAASTCDEGFTEKKGGLTLLAKENYNLFQLSDISSCIIKQISSVPS